A DNA window from Gavia stellata isolate bGavSte3 chromosome 35, bGavSte3.hap2, whole genome shotgun sequence contains the following coding sequences:
- the LOC132320314 gene encoding electroneutral sodium bicarbonate exchanger 1-like — protein sequence MPPVGQCHRHHRPHKQKHREQEEDCRGNGTGLCVLPPGTPSQRVQFILRTKEDEQHVPHALFTELDEICVKEGEDAEWKETARWLKFEEDVEDGGERWSKPYVATLSLHSLFELRSCIINGTVLLDISANSIEEIADLIVGQQEQLTEFDERTRAKIGEVLLKKHHHQNEKKRNSLLPIVRSFTDVSKKRSDLHLLDKPAQTLTPHPSPTTVEAKNGVNHETSTTDLSKAELHFMKKIPSGAEASNVLVGELDFLRQPIVAFVRLTPAVLLSGMTEVPIPTRFLFVLLGPEGKAHQYHEIGRSMATIMTDEVFHDVAYKAKNRADLVAGIDEFLDQVTVLPPGEWDPSIRIEPPKNVPSQEKRKMPGALDDSASDSEPEKHSGPELERTGRLFGGLILDVKRKAPWFWSDFRDGLRLQCLASFLFLYCACMSPVITFGGLLGEATDGHISAMESLLGASMTGVVFSLFAGQPLTILGSTGPVLVFEKILYKFCKEYTLSYLSLRACIGLWTAFFCIVLVATDTSSLVCYITRFTEEAFASLICLIFIYEALEKLSHLRETYPVHMHSQLDFLTIDYCKCEAPTHPSNETLRFWESNKINVSGIAWENLTVTECRYLHGEFQGPACGPNGPYTPDVLFWCCILFFSTFVLSSLLKKFKTSRYFPTRVRSTVSDFAVFLTIVVMVLMDFMIGIPSPKLHVPRMFKPTRDDRGWFISPVGPNPWWTVLAALIPALLCTILIFMDQQITAVIVNRKEHRLKKGCGYHLDLFMVAVMLGVCSVMGLPWFVAATVLSITHVNSLKVESECAAPGEQPKFLGIREQRVTGSMIFVLMGCSVFFTSVLKFIPMPVLYGVFLYMGVSSLGEIQFFDRLKLFWMPAKHQPDFIYLRHVPLRKVHFFTVIQLICLVLLWAIKVSRAAIVFPMMVLALVFVRKAMDFCFSKRELSFLDDLMPESKKKKLDGAKNEANEEEVVRLAPSV from the exons CGTGGTAACGGGACGGGTCTCTGTGTtctgcccccaggcaccccgtcCCAGCGGGTGCAGTTCATCCTCAGGACCAAGGAGGACGAGCAGCATGTCCCTCACGCCTTGTTCACCGAGCTGGATGAGATCTGCGTGAAAGAGGGCGAAGATGCCGAGTGGAAGGAAACGGCAAG GTGGCTGAAGTTTGAGGAGGATGTGGAAGACGGCGGCGAGCGCTGGAGCAAGCCCTATGTGGCCACgctgtccttgcacagcctctttgagctgaggagctgcatcatcaatggcacggtgctgctggaCATTAGTGCCAACAGCATCGAAGAGATCGCAG ATCTGATCGTgggccagcaagaacagctcacgGAGTTTGACGAGCGCACGCGGGCAAAAATTGGagaagttcttttgaagaagcaccaccatcagaacgagaagaaaagaaacagcctgCTCCCCATCGTCCGCTCGTTTACTGATGTGAGCAAGAAGCGGTCGGACCTGCACCTCCTCGACAAGCCAG ctcaaacacttacccctcatccttctcccaccactgtggaagctaaaaatggggTGAACCATGAGACCAGCACAACGGATTTAAGCAAG GCGGAgctgcacttcatgaagaaaattcccagcgGGGCTGAAGCGTCCAACGTGCTCGTaggagagctggatttccttCGCCAGCCCATCGTGGCATTTGTCCGCCTGACCCCGGCTGTCCTCCTCTCGGGCATGACGGAAGTTCCCATCCCAACAAG gttcctgtttgttttgcttggaccagaaggaaaagcccatcagTACCATGAGATCGGCAGGTCCATGGCTACTATCATGACGGATGAG GTTTTCCATGACGTCGCCTATAAAGCCAAGAACCGGGCTGACCTCGTGGCCGGCATCGATGAGTTTCTGGATCAGGTCACGGTCTTGCCGCCTGGAGAGTGGGATCCATCGATCCGAATCGAGCCCCCGAAAAACGTCCCTtcgcag gaaaaaaggaagatgccaggAGCTCTCGATGACAGTGCTTCTGACAGTGAGCCGGAGAAGCACAGCGGTCCTGAACTGGAGCGGACGGGAAG gctctttGGAGGTTTGATCCTGGATGTGAAGCGAAAAGCCCCGTGGTTCTGGAGCGACTTTCGGGAtggtctgaggctgcagtgtctggcgtccttcctcttcctctactgtgcctgcatgtcccctgtcatcaccttcgggggactgctgggggaggcgaccGATGGCCACATA AGTGCCATGGAGTCGCTGCTGGGCGCCTCCATGACCGGCgtggtgttttccctctttgctggccaACCTCTCACCATCCTCGGCAGCACCGGACCCGTGCTCGTCTTTGAGAAGATcctctacaaattctgcaa gGAGTACACGCTCTCCTATCTCTCTCTGCGGGCATGCATCGGGCTGTGGACCGCCTTCTTCTGCATCGTGCTGGTGGCCACCGACACCAGCTCTTTGGTGTGCTACATCACCCGCTTCACCGAAGAAGCCTTCGCCTCCctcatctgcctcatcttcatctaCGAGGCTCTAGAGAAGCTGAGTCACCTGCGGGAGACCTaccctgtgcacatgcacagccagcTCGACTTCCTCACCATcgacta ctgtaagtGTGAGGCACCGACGCATCCCAGCAATGAAACCCTGCGTTTCTGGGAGAGCAACAAGATCAACGTGTCTGGCATCGCCTGGGAAAACCTCACGGTGACC gaatgtCGGTATTTGCATGGAGAGTTTCAAGGACCTGCCTGTGGACCCAATGGCCCCTACACGCCTGACGTCCTCTTCTggtgctgcatcctcttcttctccacctttgtgctgtcgagcttactgaagaagtttaagaCCAGCCGATACTTCCCAACCAGA GTACGGTCCACAGTAAGcgactttgctgttttcctcaccatCGTCGTCATGGTGCTcatggacttcatgattgggaTCCCATCACCGAAGCTCCACGTCCCCCGTATGTTCAAG CCTACCAGAGACGACCGCGGGTGGTTCATCAGCCCCGTAGGACCCAACCCTTGGTGGACGGTGTTGGCTGcgctcatcccagctctgctctgcaccatcttgatcttcatggaccagcagatcactgctgttattgtgaacaggaaggagcacaggctgaag AAAGGATGTGGGTACCACCTGGACCTTTTCATGGTGGCTGTGATGCTCGGGGTGTGCTCCgtgatggggctgccctggtttgTGGCTGCCACCGTCCTGTCCATCACCCACGTGAATAGCCTCAAAGTCGAGTCTGAGTgcgcagctccaggagaacaacccaagtttctggggatacgagagcagagagtcactggctccatgatctttgtgctcatgggctgctctgtcttcttcacttctgtgttaaag tttataccaATGCCTGTGCTTTACGGCGTCTTTCTCTACATGGGCGTGTCGTCGCTCGGAGAAATTCAG TTCTTCGATcgcttgaagctgttttggatgCCGGCGAAACACCAGCCGGACTTCATCTACCTGCGGCACGTCCCCTTGCGAAAGGTGCACTTCTTCACCGTGATCCAGCTGATCTGCCtcgtcctgctctgggccatcAAGGTGTCCCGTGCCGCCATCGTCTTTCCCATGATG GTTTTGGCTCTTGTATTTGTCCGGAAAGccatggatttctgcttctcaaagcgagagctcagcttcctggatgaccttatgccagagagcaagaagaagaagttggacGGTGCCAAAAACGAAGCCAATGAAGAAGAG gtggtgcgtctggctccctctgtatag